The following are from one region of the Stanieria sp. NIES-3757 genome:
- a CDS encoding penicillin-binding protein, 1A family, whose protein sequence is MKPISNSQPELSNTTPSSLLSQSLQQLSISKLKDKLPFWFNIGMAIGISSSAIAFSWSWQQLKSSLPQTVSDLSSYVRPDTLTIKAADGTVLQEIGAVTHEKVKLAETPQILTQAFIASEDRRFYDHDGIDFFGISRAAASNLLAGSVVEGGSTITQQLSRMVYLNQERTIWRKLQELIIASQIEGNFAKEEILECYLNSVYFGSGAYGVADAAWVYFGKSLDELTLSEVATLVGIVPAPSLYSPINNPELAKQRRNIVLNKMAQQGLIDGKIAQDAIASPLTIKPHQLKRFQRFAPYFTDYIQKQLPQYVSPEILHAGGVVVETTLNYKWQQAAEEKVNEALDRYGKWQTFQQAALVALDPLTGGIKAMVGGRDFGNNQFNRVTQAQRQPGSTFKPFVYTTAIAAGFSPYKSYLDSEYMVDGYQPKNYGDKYRHREVSLYDALAASINVVALRTLIDVGWEPTIEIAKKMGIQSELIPTYSLALGAWEVNLLELTNAYATLANQGVYQPGYGIERIRDRYGKIIYEAKSKSRTAIDKDSAATMTWMLQGVVNNGTGIPAQIGRPVAGKTGTSDKARDLWFIGYIPQVTTGIWLGNDDNQPTHGTSAIAAETWRKFMLEVVKDLPVQNFPPRPVTSKKPSIKAEPVKPKSSFYLEQTPSTSIYGRSEVRSHDEAPRRTSILQRLNKLKKIPNYPITEEGNDWLLERLGRLRR, encoded by the coding sequence GTGAAACCGATTTCTAACAGTCAACCAGAACTTTCTAACACTACTCCATCATCATTACTATCTCAGTCCTTACAACAATTATCAATCTCAAAACTGAAAGATAAATTACCCTTTTGGTTCAACATTGGTATGGCGATTGGGATTAGTAGTAGCGCGATCGCTTTTAGTTGGTCGTGGCAGCAATTAAAATCAAGCTTACCTCAAACAGTTAGTGATTTATCTAGTTATGTTCGTCCCGATACTTTAACGATCAAAGCAGCAGATGGGACTGTCTTACAAGAAATTGGTGCAGTTACTCACGAAAAAGTTAAACTTGCCGAAACTCCTCAAATTCTGACTCAAGCTTTTATTGCTAGCGAAGATCGTCGTTTTTATGACCATGATGGCATAGATTTTTTCGGTATTTCTAGGGCTGCTGCTAGTAATTTACTAGCAGGAAGTGTAGTTGAAGGTGGTAGTACAATTACCCAACAACTATCACGGATGGTTTATCTCAATCAAGAAAGAACGATTTGGCGCAAACTGCAAGAACTTATTATTGCTAGTCAGATTGAAGGAAACTTTGCTAAAGAAGAAATTTTAGAATGTTATCTTAATTCAGTTTATTTTGGTTCGGGTGCTTATGGAGTAGCGGATGCAGCTTGGGTTTATTTTGGCAAGTCTTTAGATGAGTTAACTTTATCAGAAGTAGCAACTTTGGTGGGAATTGTCCCTGCACCCAGTCTTTATTCTCCGATTAACAATCCTGAGTTAGCTAAACAAAGACGCAACATCGTTTTGAATAAGATGGCACAACAAGGATTAATCGATGGTAAAATCGCCCAAGATGCGATCGCGTCTCCTTTAACAATCAAGCCTCATCAACTCAAACGGTTTCAAAGATTTGCTCCTTATTTTACCGATTATATTCAGAAGCAACTGCCTCAATACGTCTCTCCAGAAATTTTGCACGCAGGAGGAGTTGTAGTCGAAACTACTCTCAATTACAAATGGCAACAAGCAGCCGAAGAGAAAGTTAACGAAGCTTTAGATCGATATGGTAAGTGGCAAACTTTTCAGCAAGCTGCTTTAGTCGCTCTCGATCCTCTTACTGGTGGCATTAAGGCGATGGTGGGAGGAAGAGATTTTGGCAATAATCAATTTAACCGCGTTACTCAAGCTCAACGTCAACCAGGTTCAACCTTTAAACCCTTTGTTTATACTACAGCGATCGCAGCAGGTTTTTCTCCTTACAAATCTTATCTCGATTCTGAATATATGGTCGATGGTTATCAACCAAAAAACTATGGAGATAAATATCGTCATCGGGAAGTATCTCTTTATGATGCTTTAGCTGCTTCAATTAACGTGGTTGCCTTACGCACCTTGATCGATGTTGGTTGGGAACCGACTATTGAAATTGCCAAGAAAATGGGCATTCAATCAGAATTAATTCCTACCTATTCTCTAGCTTTGGGTGCTTGGGAAGTCAATCTCTTAGAATTAACCAATGCCTATGCAACTTTAGCTAATCAAGGAGTTTATCAACCAGGGTATGGAATTGAACGTATACGCGATCGCTACGGTAAAATTATCTACGAAGCTAAATCTAAATCTCGAACAGCCATAGATAAAGATAGTGCTGCTACGATGACTTGGATGTTACAAGGTGTTGTCAATAATGGTACAGGAATACCCGCTCAAATTGGCAGACCAGTAGCAGGCAAAACTGGAACTTCTGACAAGGCTCGCGATCTCTGGTTTATTGGTTATATTCCCCAAGTCACTACAGGAATTTGGTTAGGGAATGACGATAATCAACCAACCCACGGAACTAGTGCGATCGCTGCTGAAACTTGGCGAAAATTCATGTTAGAAGTAGTCAAAGATCTACCAGTCCAAAATTTTCCTCCTCGTCCCGTAACCAGTAAAAAACCGTCGATTAAAGCCGAACCTGTAAAACCCAAAAGTAGCTTTTATTTGGAACAAACTCCATCAACATCCATTTATGGTAGAAGCGAAGTTCGTTCTCATGATGAAGCACCCAGACGAACCTCAATCCTACAGAGACTGAATAAGTTAAAGAAAATTCCCAACTATCCCATTACTGAAGAAGGCAATGATTGGTTGTTAGAAAGATTAGGGAGATTAAGAAGATAA
- a CDS encoding HEAT repeat-containing PBS lyase, producing MTLDSLFEQLKHPNPNLRKRAMLEIAELRDERTIPRLMNNLEAEDVVYRRASVKTLGVIGVDAVSPLVDSLLNSDNATVRSSCAKALAQIIVNYPEVPLPSEGIEGLKRAINDPNPVVYIAAIMALGEVGSLALDLLLEALQTTDNVAIAVTILNALGSMGDPRAIETLNQLTNDESADRYVRESAVSALSRLEMVMKYNQD from the coding sequence ATGACGCTCGACTCTTTGTTTGAACAATTAAAACATCCTAACCCCAATCTGCGGAAGCGAGCCATGCTAGAAATAGCAGAACTTAGAGATGAAAGAACGATTCCTCGCTTGATGAACAATTTAGAAGCAGAAGACGTTGTTTATCGGCGAGCTAGTGTAAAAACTTTAGGGGTGATTGGGGTAGATGCGGTTTCTCCTTTAGTAGACTCTCTGCTTAATAGTGATAATGCTACAGTTCGCTCTAGTTGTGCCAAAGCTTTAGCACAAATTATTGTGAATTATCCAGAAGTTCCTCTACCTAGTGAGGGAATTGAAGGCTTAAAAAGAGCTATTAATGACCCTAATCCTGTAGTTTATATTGCTGCAATTATGGCTTTAGGCGAAGTTGGTTCTCTCGCACTCGATCTTTTACTAGAAGCCTTACAAACAACTGATAATGTAGCGATCGCAGTAACTATTCTTAATGCTTTGGGTTCAATGGGCGATCCCAGAGCGATAGAAACCCTGAATCAATTGACTAACGATGAATCAGCCGATCGTTATGTCCGTGAGTCTGCGGTGAGTGCGTTATCTCGTTTAGAAATGGTGATGAAATATAATCAGGATTAA
- a CDS encoding phycobilisome protein produces the protein MKSVVTTVVTAADAAGRFPSTSDLESVQGSLQRAAARLEAAEKLAANIDNVAKEAYDACIKKYSYLNNDGEANSNQVKKDKCLRDIKHYMRLINYCLVVGGTGPLDEWGIAGQREVYRSLNLPTAPYVEALTFARNRGCAPRDMSSQALVEYNSLLDYVINSLS, from the coding sequence ATGAAATCTGTTGTTACTACAGTTGTTACTGCTGCTGATGCAGCAGGACGCTTTCCCAGCACTTCCGATCTTGAGTCAGTTCAAGGTAGTCTTCAACGCGCTGCTGCTCGTTTAGAAGCTGCTGAAAAATTAGCTGCCAATATCGACAACGTGGCTAAAGAAGCTTATGATGCTTGCATTAAAAAGTATTCTTACTTGAATAACGACGGCGAAGCTAACTCTAATCAAGTTAAAAAAGATAAGTGTCTTCGCGATATCAAGCATTATATGCGTTTAATCAACTACTGCTTAGTTGTTGGTGGTACTGGTCCATTAGACGAATGGGGTATTGCTGGTCAACGCGAAGTTTATCGCTCTTTAAATCTGCCTACTGCTCCTTATGTTGAGGCTTTAACTTTTGCTCGTAATCGTGGTTGCGCTCCCCGCGATATGTCTTCTCAAGCTTTAGTTGAATACAATTCTCTGCTTGACTACGTAATCAACTCTTTGTCTTAG
- the ndhD gene encoding NADH dehydrogenase subunit 4 — translation MIADQFPWLTAIALLPLLASLAIPFLPDKEGKRIRWYALGVGVADFVLMCYVFWQNYDPSNAQFQLVEKYSWMPQLGLNWAVSVDGLSAPLVLLAGFVTTLSILSAWQVDRKPRLFYFLMLVLYSAQIGVFIAQDILLFFIMWEIELVPVYLLVSIWGGEKRRYAATKFLLYTAAASIFILVAGLAMAFYGNNVTFDLAELGLKDYPLALELPVYAGLLIAFGVKLAIFPLHTWLPDAHGEASAPVSMILAGVLLKMGGYGLIRLNLEVLPEAHVYFAPILATLGVVNIIYGAFSSFGQSNMKRRLAYSSVSHMGFVLLGIASFTDLGISGAMLQMLSHGLIAAVLFFLTGVTYDRTHTLFMDKMGGLAQAMPKVFALFTIAAMASLALPGMSGFASELAVFVGVATSDIYSSTFRTVTVILAAVGLILTPIYLLSMLRQVFYQSHTAPACTLEDNSFKNKNNDQAVCFGTSCVLPADADYSDAKPREIFIAACFLIMIIGIGVYPKLTTQMYDVKTVAINTQIRQSYTQFAEGNPQIYAQKFLFPQVVEPEVATVVTVSQ, via the coding sequence ATGATAGCGGATCAATTTCCCTGGCTTACCGCGATCGCTCTACTACCACTACTCGCTTCTTTGGCTATTCCCTTTTTACCGGATAAAGAAGGCAAGCGTATACGTTGGTATGCGTTGGGTGTAGGCGTTGCAGACTTTGTTTTAATGTGTTACGTATTTTGGCAAAATTACGATCCTAGTAATGCCCAATTTCAACTGGTAGAAAAGTATAGTTGGATGCCTCAGTTAGGATTGAACTGGGCAGTTTCTGTTGATGGTTTGTCTGCTCCTTTGGTTCTATTAGCAGGTTTTGTCACTACCCTATCAATTTTGTCTGCTTGGCAAGTTGATCGCAAACCTCGTCTCTTTTATTTCTTGATGCTGGTATTGTATTCAGCACAAATTGGTGTGTTTATCGCCCAAGATATTCTGCTCTTTTTCATTATGTGGGAAATAGAGCTAGTTCCAGTGTATCTTCTCGTTTCTATTTGGGGTGGTGAAAAGCGTCGTTACGCAGCTACTAAATTTTTGCTCTATACCGCAGCAGCTTCAATCTTTATTTTAGTAGCGGGTTTAGCAATGGCTTTTTACGGCAATAATGTCACCTTTGATCTTGCCGAATTAGGCTTAAAAGATTATCCTCTTGCTTTAGAATTACCAGTTTATGCAGGCTTATTAATTGCGTTTGGGGTTAAATTAGCGATTTTCCCTCTTCATACTTGGTTACCCGATGCTCATGGTGAAGCATCTGCACCTGTTTCGATGATTTTAGCAGGTGTACTTTTAAAAATGGGTGGATATGGTTTAATTCGCCTCAATTTAGAAGTTTTACCCGAAGCTCACGTTTATTTTGCACCGATTCTCGCTACTTTGGGTGTGGTTAATATTATTTATGGCGCGTTTAGCTCTTTTGGTCAATCCAATATGAAACGTCGCCTAGCCTATTCCTCAGTATCTCACATGGGTTTTGTTTTGTTAGGCATCGCTTCTTTTACTGACTTAGGAATCAGTGGTGCTATGCTACAAATGCTTTCCCACGGTTTGATCGCAGCAGTTTTATTTTTCCTCACAGGAGTTACCTACGATCGCACTCACACCTTATTTATGGATAAAATGGGTGGATTAGCTCAAGCAATGCCGAAAGTATTTGCTCTGTTTACTATAGCTGCAATGGCTTCTCTGGCGTTGCCTGGAATGAGTGGTTTTGCTAGTGAACTTGCCGTGTTTGTGGGAGTTGCTACGAGCGATATTTATAGTTCTACTTTCCGTACGGTAACTGTTATTCTGGCAGCAGTAGGATTAATCCTCACGCCGATTTATTTACTTTCGATGCTTAGACAGGTTTTTTACCAATCTCATACAGCACCAGCTTGCACTTTAGAAGATAATAGTTTCAAAAATAAAAATAACGATCAAGCAGTATGTTTTGGCACGAGTTGTGTCTTACCAGCGGATGCAGATTACAGTGATGCTAAACCACGGGAAATATTTATTGCTGCTTGTTTTCTAATTATGATTATTGGGATTGGAGTTTATCCCAAGTTGACTACTCAGATGTATGACGTAAAAACTGTTGCTATTAATACTCAGATTCGTCAATCTTATACTCAATTTGCCGAAGGTAATCCACAAATTTATGCTCAAAAATTCTTATTTCCGCAAGTTGTCGAACCTGAAGTAGCGACCGTTGTTACTGTTTCCCAGTAA
- the cpeB gene encoding C-phycoerythrin class I beta chain codes for MLDAFSRAVVSADSKTSCIGGEELTSLRNFVAEGNKRLDAVNAIASNASCIVSDAIAGMICENQGLIQAGGNCYPNRRMAACLRDGEIILRYISYAILSGDASVLEDRCLNGLKETYTALGVPLQSTARAVAIMKASSVAHINNTNTEANGGKRFRKMEMKDGDCSAISSEAASYFDRVASALS; via the coding sequence ATGCTTGACGCTTTTTCCAGAGCCGTAGTTTCAGCAGATTCTAAAACTTCTTGTATTGGTGGAGAAGAGCTAACTTCTCTCAGAAACTTTGTAGCTGAAGGTAACAAACGTCTTGATGCTGTAAACGCTATTGCTAGTAATGCTAGCTGTATCGTTTCTGACGCGATCGCTGGAATGATTTGCGAAAACCAAGGCCTAATCCAAGCTGGTGGTAACTGCTACCCCAACCGTCGTATGGCTGCTTGCTTACGTGATGGAGAAATTATTCTTCGTTATATTAGCTATGCAATCTTATCTGGCGATGCTTCTGTCCTCGAAGACCGTTGCTTGAATGGTTTAAAAGAAACCTACACTGCTTTGGGTGTACCTCTTCAATCGACAGCTCGTGCAGTTGCAATCATGAAAGCTTCTTCAGTTGCTCATATCAACAATACTAATACTGAAGCTAATGGTGGCAAAAGATTCCGTAAAATGGAAATGAAAGACGGTGATTGCTCCGCGATTAGTTCTGAAGCAGCTAGCTACTTTGACAGAGTTGCTTCTGCATTAAGCTAA
- a CDS encoding ATP-dependent DNA helicase produces the protein MIEVEVHSSLRDFLREQDKENWPHHLTMARLVARALRLSRPALIQTGSSVGKYCLSYLMPALVGDWSVIIVAPEKVQSYLIEDFIPALQTWLGTQKNVRIGERWQNTDHLLLTTPHIWLGARFNYSEAFPAHIPTIIDRADDLEDLVRQELTVNLNRYDWEELGQNAPEYAELIREFRIKFTKAIFSRPANPYECYLLEPSEQENLFQLLQTLAKQQLLTPKLDQFWQQWQQPHPILWAAIARSRGEISLHTAPADVAPILRPIWQQQPIVLIGSFLDLEADAPIYRQQLGIGEILSLKFSPNRQNEHINLYLPDRFPLPNTPEFRQALIEQTRTLVDLSSQVNQPVVILINDVPLKAQVGTFLAAEFGSRVRVEQTNLAVDGILISGWEFWCSHQDRLPTPQLLIIATLPLPSLENPLVASRVAYYKSQRQDWFRLYLLPSALRRIQQAILPLRESQGVVALLDNRVNYRSYGKTILTALEPCARINFIDPTWFKLAIS, from the coding sequence GTGATTGAAGTAGAAGTTCATTCTTCCCTACGGGATTTTCTGCGAGAACAAGATAAAGAAAATTGGCCTCATCATTTAACTATGGCACGGTTGGTAGCTAGAGCTTTGCGATTGAGTCGTCCTGCCTTAATTCAAACTGGTAGTAGTGTAGGTAAATATTGTCTTAGCTATTTGATGCCCGCTTTAGTTGGAGATTGGTCGGTAATTATTGTCGCACCTGAAAAAGTACAGTCTTATCTGATTGAAGATTTTATTCCTGCGCTACAAACTTGGTTAGGTACTCAAAAAAATGTCAGAATTGGAGAGCGTTGGCAAAATACAGATCATTTATTACTAACCACACCTCACATTTGGTTAGGCGCTCGCTTTAATTACTCAGAAGCTTTTCCTGCTCATATTCCTACTATTATTGATCGCGCTGACGATCTGGAAGATTTGGTGCGCCAAGAATTAACTGTTAATCTGAACAGATACGATTGGGAAGAATTGGGTCAAAATGCACCAGAATATGCAGAATTAATTCGAGAATTCCGAATTAAGTTTACAAAAGCTATATTTTCTCGTCCAGCCAACCCTTATGAATGTTATTTACTTGAACCATCAGAACAAGAAAATCTGTTTCAGTTGCTGCAAACTTTAGCCAAACAACAATTATTAACTCCCAAACTGGATCAATTTTGGCAACAATGGCAACAACCCCACCCAATTCTTTGGGCTGCGATCGCTAGAAGTCGAGGAGAAATCAGCTTACATACAGCACCCGCCGACGTAGCACCTATTTTAAGACCGATTTGGCAACAACAACCGATAGTTTTGATTGGTAGTTTTCTGGATTTAGAAGCTGATGCGCCTATTTATCGACAACAATTGGGCATTGGTGAAATTTTATCTCTTAAATTTTCCCCCAATCGACAAAATGAACACATCAATCTTTATTTACCAGATCGTTTTCCTTTGCCTAATACACCAGAATTTCGGCAAGCTTTAATTGAACAAACTCGAACTTTAGTTGATTTAAGTAGTCAAGTTAATCAGCCTGTCGTAATTTTGATTAATGATGTTCCTCTCAAAGCTCAAGTAGGGACATTTTTAGCTGCCGAATTTGGTTCTCGAGTTCGGGTAGAACAAACTAATTTAGCTGTAGACGGAATTTTAATTAGTGGTTGGGAATTTTGGTGTAGTCATCAAGATCGATTGCCTACTCCCCAACTTTTAATTATTGCTACTTTACCTTTACCTTCTTTAGAAAATCCCCTCGTTGCTAGTCGAGTTGCCTATTATAAAAGTCAGCGACAAGATTGGTTTCGTCTTTATCTATTACCCAGTGCTTTAAGAAGAATTCAGCAAGCGATCTTACCTTTAAGAGAATCTCAAGGAGTAGTAGCTTTATTGGATAATCGAGTTAATTACCGCAGTTACGGTAAAACAATTTTAACTGCCCTTGAACCTTGCGCCCGCATTAATTTTATTGATCCTACTTGGTTTAAGTTGGCTATTTCTTAA
- a CDS encoding hypothetical protein (conserved hypothetical protein) — protein sequence MQGFAQLTTKKVFSLLQKLAIGIIIASLIITPVNAQSVLKRAELYKIRNQVDLSRQNQSSWNPAQQGEAIVPQDAVRTGANSRAELLFNEGTLVRTGAGTIFRFAPGKRSFELDSGAALIMIRPGQGQSMITTPEARVQSQGTALFLQHDPNRNASLIGVLTNSPAGLVQVSNANGDVTIQLQAGQFVSIINGVVGLVEYFILPMFYESVELAVGLGTGQEQLVAQESPEVQKTINVVRAEAVGSLRNQLSWLNGFCQIEVQPQQLAPLFQWLGLSVPGEQIALKFPTTDLFVTPVRSLSGIAWLGNYCQNYRKSHQK from the coding sequence ATGCAGGGGTTTGCTCAATTGACTACCAAAAAAGTTTTTAGCCTCTTACAAAAACTAGCTATTGGCATCATCATAGCTAGCTTGATAATTACACCTGTTAATGCCCAATCTGTTCTCAAGCGTGCTGAACTATATAAGATTCGCAATCAAGTCGATCTTAGTCGTCAAAATCAATCTAGCTGGAATCCTGCTCAACAAGGGGAAGCAATTGTTCCTCAAGATGCCGTTCGTACAGGAGCTAATTCTCGCGCCGAATTACTTTTTAATGAGGGAACATTAGTTAGAACGGGGGCAGGGACTATTTTTCGCTTTGCTCCAGGTAAACGTAGCTTTGAGTTGGATAGTGGTGCAGCTTTAATTATGATTCGTCCAGGACAAGGACAAAGCATGATTACAACTCCAGAAGCAAGGGTTCAATCTCAGGGAACGGCTCTTTTCCTCCAACACGATCCTAATCGCAATGCTTCTCTAATTGGAGTGTTGACTAATAGTCCAGCAGGATTGGTCCAAGTCTCTAACGCTAATGGAGATGTTACAATTCAACTACAAGCTGGTCAATTTGTTTCTATTATTAATGGTGTGGTGGGATTAGTTGAATATTTTATCCTACCCATGTTTTATGAAAGTGTTGAATTAGCAGTAGGTTTGGGAACTGGACAAGAACAATTGGTCGCGCAAGAATCTCCTGAAGTTCAAAAAACAATTAACGTAGTTCGAGCAGAGGCAGTAGGATCGCTAAGAAATCAACTTTCTTGGTTAAATGGTTTTTGTCAAATTGAAGTTCAACCTCAGCAACTTGCACCCTTATTTCAATGGTTGGGTTTATCTGTTCCAGGAGAACAAATTGCATTAAAGTTTCCAACAACAGACTTATTTGTCACTCCAGTTCGTTCTTTAAGTGGTATAGCTTGGTTAGGCAATTATTGTCAAAACTATCGTAAGTCTCATCAAAAATAA
- a CDS encoding 2-alkenal reductase, translating to MNLNKLGVYLGILALGVSAGFWSSRYLRQPINIVEKPQTYSNTIPTLSPGSNFTNLNQNVNFIAQAVQKVGPAVVRIDAARQVSSSIPEQFKQPFFHRFFGSDQSVPEKVERGTGSGFIVSSDGRLLTNAHVVEGTNRVQVTLKDGQIYEGEVLGVDLITDIAVVKIEGTNLPTVTFGNGDNLTPGEWAIAIGNPLGLDNTVTVGIISAIDRSSSQVGVPDKRVKFIQTDAAINPGNSGGPLLNAEGEVIGINTAIRADAQGLGFAIPIETAQRIANQLFTKGKADHPYLGIHMITLNPNTKEEINLNSDYKFNVTEDQGVLVVRVVPQSPAAKAGLQEGDVISKVGNYPVATANQVQEQVETSEIGTALEVEIIRNGTIKVVEVRPGAFPQSEFE from the coding sequence ATGAATTTAAACAAATTGGGTGTCTATTTAGGAATATTAGCACTCGGTGTTAGTGCGGGGTTTTGGAGTAGTCGTTATTTACGGCAACCGATAAATATCGTCGAAAAACCTCAAACCTATTCAAACACTATACCAACTTTATCTCCAGGCTCAAATTTCACCAATCTCAATCAAAACGTTAACTTTATTGCTCAAGCTGTCCAAAAAGTTGGGCCAGCAGTAGTAAGGATTGATGCTGCACGTCAAGTTTCTTCCAGCATTCCCGAACAATTTAAACAGCCTTTTTTCCATCGTTTTTTTGGTAGTGATCAATCTGTCCCTGAAAAAGTAGAACGAGGAACTGGTTCAGGTTTTATTGTTAGTTCTGATGGTCGTTTACTGACCAATGCTCACGTGGTTGAAGGTACAAACCGAGTTCAAGTAACTCTTAAAGATGGTCAAATTTATGAAGGGGAAGTGTTAGGAGTTGATTTAATTACGGACATTGCTGTAGTTAAAATCGAAGGAACTAATTTACCTACAGTGACTTTCGGTAATGGTGATAATCTTACTCCAGGAGAATGGGCGATCGCAATTGGGAATCCTTTGGGTTTGGATAATACAGTAACAGTTGGAATTATTAGTGCAATTGACCGCTCTAGTTCTCAAGTGGGTGTACCAGATAAACGAGTAAAATTTATTCAAACTGATGCAGCCATTAATCCTGGGAACTCAGGAGGCCCTTTACTTAATGCGGAAGGAGAGGTAATTGGCATCAATACTGCTATTAGAGCAGATGCTCAAGGGTTGGGTTTCGCAATTCCGATTGAAACGGCTCAACGTATAGCCAATCAATTGTTTACTAAAGGTAAAGCCGATCATCCCTATTTAGGCATTCACATGATTACTCTCAATCCGAACACCAAAGAAGAGATTAATCTTAACAGCGATTATAAGTTTAATGTAACCGAAGACCAAGGAGTTTTAGTCGTTCGGGTTGTGCCTCAATCTCCTGCTGCTAAAGCAGGTTTACAAGAAGGAGATGTGATTAGTAAAGTCGGTAATTATCCTGTCGCAACGGCTAATCAAGTCCAGGAGCAAGTCGAAACCAGCGAAATTGGGACAGCGTTAGAAGTCGAAATAATCAGGAACGGTACAATAAAAGTTGTTGAAGTACGACCAGGAGCTTTTCCTCAATCAGAATTTGAATAG